In one Zobellia galactanivorans genomic region, the following are encoded:
- a CDS encoding dihydroorotase: MGKMLIKNARIVNENSIFEGDLLIKGDLIEKIAANISDDTAEVIDVQGRYLLPGVIDDQVHFREPGLTHKGDIASESRAAVAGGITTYMEQPNTTPQTTTIEKLEEKFEMGARSSFANYSFLFGGTNDNLEELKRLDKNACSGVKLFLGSSTGNMLVDDEEVIEKIFKNTEMVISAHCEDEGTIKRNLAEYKAKYGDDIPVKYHPKIRSVEACYLSSSKAIALAEKTGTRLHVFHLSTGKETDLFRNDIPLEQKKITAEVCVHHLWFSEEDYDTKGTLIKWNPAVKAAEDRDRLWKALLDDRIDVIATDHAPHLLGEKDNVYTKAPSGGPLVQHALPALLEKVREKVISLEKVVQKMSHNPAILFQIEKRGFIREGYFADLVVVDLNAPYQVTKENIAYKCKWSPFEGTTFKSTVTHTFVNGHLAYENGNFSAERRAKRLTFNR; the protein is encoded by the coding sequence ATGGGAAAAATGTTGATAAAGAATGCCAGAATCGTAAACGAAAACTCGATTTTTGAAGGAGACCTTTTGATAAAGGGCGACTTGATAGAGAAGATAGCCGCCAATATCTCAGATGATACTGCCGAAGTAATCGATGTTCAGGGCAGGTACCTTTTGCCGGGGGTAATCGACGACCAGGTGCATTTTAGGGAGCCGGGCCTCACCCATAAGGGCGACATTGCCTCAGAAAGTAGGGCGGCGGTAGCCGGAGGGATTACCACTTATATGGAACAGCCCAATACCACACCTCAGACGACAACCATTGAAAAGCTCGAAGAGAAATTTGAAATGGGCGCCCGGTCTAGCTTTGCCAATTATTCTTTTCTTTTTGGGGGTACCAATGACAACCTGGAAGAGTTAAAGCGATTGGATAAAAATGCCTGCTCGGGAGTGAAACTCTTTTTGGGGTCTTCAACAGGTAATATGCTGGTCGATGACGAGGAGGTTATAGAGAAGATTTTCAAGAACACCGAAATGGTGATTTCCGCCCATTGCGAAGATGAGGGGACTATAAAAAGAAACCTCGCCGAGTATAAGGCGAAGTACGGAGATGACATTCCCGTAAAATACCATCCTAAGATCCGTAGTGTCGAAGCGTGCTACCTTTCGTCTTCGAAAGCCATAGCACTGGCCGAAAAAACCGGGACGAGACTGCATGTATTTCATTTGTCTACCGGAAAGGAAACGGATCTTTTTAGAAACGATATCCCGCTAGAGCAGAAAAAGATAACGGCCGAAGTATGTGTGCACCACCTTTGGTTTTCCGAGGAGGATTATGACACCAAGGGCACCTTGATCAAGTGGAATCCGGCCGTAAAGGCCGCAGAGGATAGAGACCGCTTGTGGAAGGCCTTGCTGGACGACCGTATAGATGTGATCGCTACTGACCACGCCCCACATTTGTTGGGCGAAAAAGATAATGTATATACCAAAGCCCCTTCGGGCGGTCCCTTGGTGCAACATGCGCTTCCCGCCCTGTTGGAAAAGGTTCGGGAAAAGGTGATTTCACTGGAAAAGGTAGTACAGAAAATGAGTCATAACCCGGCCATACTTTTTCAGATTGAGAAACGAGGTTTTATCAGGGAAGGGTATTTTGCCGATTTGGTAGTGGTGGATCTAAATGCGCCTTATCAAGTGACCAAGGAGAACATCGCTTACAAGTGTAAATGGTCGCCTTTTGAAGGCACTACGTTTAAGTCGACCGTTACGCATACCTTTGTAAACGGTCATTTGGCCTATGAAAATGGAAATTTCTCTGCCGAACGCAGGGCAAAGCGACTAACCTTCAATAGATAA
- a CDS encoding DUF4271 domain-containing protein, whose product MEPILRTAGTADWITIILIGSILFLVLAKRLFYSRFLNFIILPFNNKYIFMYGKKEKLMNWFHIFFTIFQVINFALFIFLARQVLRESTEDIYPFIYPIILACLFGFIVVKIILQLGNGFIFGSIKTIGELIFKKLSYLNYSGIIMFLANVILAYVAQGSKTVVYIAILLVLLINVIGWVTVLRNHQKFITNYFFYFILYLCALEISPFVIIGSYLKQ is encoded by the coding sequence ATGGAACCGATACTACGCACCGCGGGAACAGCCGACTGGATTACGATAATACTTATCGGCAGTATCTTATTCTTGGTCTTGGCAAAGCGCCTGTTCTATAGTCGGTTCTTGAATTTTATTATACTGCCCTTCAACAACAAGTACATTTTCATGTATGGCAAAAAAGAAAAACTGATGAACTGGTTTCATATCTTTTTTACCATTTTTCAGGTCATCAACTTTGCCTTGTTCATTTTCTTGGCTAGACAGGTTTTAAGGGAAAGCACCGAAGACATTTACCCGTTTATATATCCTATTATTTTAGCGTGTCTTTTTGGGTTTATTGTCGTAAAAATTATCTTACAGCTAGGTAACGGCTTCATTTTTGGCTCCATAAAGACCATAGGTGAACTTATTTTTAAAAAATTATCATACCTAAATTATAGTGGTATTATCATGTTTTTGGCCAACGTTATATTGGCCTACGTTGCGCAGGGCTCGAAAACCGTGGTGTATATCGCCATATTGTTGGTCCTCTTAATCAATGTAATCGGGTGGGTTACAGTATTAAGGAATCATCAAAAATTCATCACCAACTACTTTTTCTATTTTATTTTGTACCTTTGCGCTCTCGAAATTTCCCCATTTGTTATCATTGGCAGTTATCTTAAACAATAG
- a CDS encoding uroporphyrinogen-III synthase, protein MKVKTILVSQPEPKMENSPYSKLIDKEKVKVDFRPFIHVEGVDAKDVRQQKIDLKNYTAIILTSRNAVDHFFRIAEEMRFKVPDSMKYFCQSEAVAYYLQKYVVYRKRKIYVGKRNFADLVPLFKKYKGEKFLLPSSDALKPIIPEILDGLDIEWKRGIFYKTVISDLSDLRDVYYDILVFFSPSGIESLLQNFPDFEQNDTRIAVFGNSTIDAATQAGLRIDIKAPTPETPSMTMALQKYITTVNKK, encoded by the coding sequence ATGAAAGTAAAAACGATTTTGGTCTCGCAACCAGAACCGAAGATGGAAAACTCACCGTATTCGAAACTGATTGACAAGGAAAAAGTCAAAGTAGACTTTAGGCCTTTTATTCATGTTGAGGGTGTGGATGCTAAAGATGTGCGCCAGCAAAAAATAGATTTGAAAAACTATACGGCTATCATCTTGACCAGCCGCAACGCCGTTGACCATTTCTTCCGCATTGCCGAAGAAATGCGCTTTAAGGTACCCGACTCCATGAAGTATTTTTGCCAGTCGGAAGCCGTAGCGTACTATTTACAAAAATATGTAGTATACCGGAAGCGTAAAATCTATGTCGGCAAGCGAAATTTTGCCGATTTGGTTCCTTTGTTCAAAAAGTACAAAGGCGAAAAATTCCTTTTACCTTCATCTGATGCCCTCAAACCCATCATTCCAGAAATTTTGGACGGATTGGACATTGAATGGAAGCGTGGTATTTTTTACAAGACCGTGATAAGCGACTTATCGGACCTTCGCGATGTATACTATGATATCTTGGTATTCTTTAGCCCTTCGGGTATTGAATCCTTGCTACAGAATTTTCCGGATTTTGAGCAAAACGATACGCGCATTGCCGTATTCGGCAACTCGACCATAGATGCCGCTACCCAAGCCGGCCTACGCATAGACATCAAGGCTCCAACGCCTGAAACACCGTCTATGACCATGGCACTTCAAAAGTACATTACTACGGTAAACAAGAAATAA
- a CDS encoding DUF4296 domain-containing protein — MRFLTIALMFLVLVSCNETLLEKPENLIPQEKMVEILQDLAIVNAAKTTNLEVLRENGIEPMDYIFKKYDIDSLQFVESDRYYASLPVEYEKIYKKVETNLEKKSKELEEQKKLNDSIRVAKEKLEREKAKAKKAKDTLR; from the coding sequence ATGAGATTTTTAACGATAGCCTTGATGTTTTTGGTTTTGGTCTCGTGCAACGAAACACTTTTAGAGAAGCCGGAAAACCTCATTCCTCAAGAAAAAATGGTTGAGATACTCCAAGACCTGGCTATTGTCAATGCCGCCAAGACGACCAATTTGGAAGTGCTTAGGGAAAACGGCATTGAGCCCATGGACTATATCTTTAAAAAATACGACATTGACAGTCTGCAATTCGTGGAAAGCGACCGTTACTACGCTTCACTTCCCGTAGAGTACGAAAAAATCTATAAAAAGGTAGAGACCAACCTTGAGAAAAAAAGCAAGGAACTGGAAGAGCAAAAAAAACTGAACGACAGTATTCGGGTGGCCAAGGAAAAACTCGAAAGGGAAAAAGCAAAGGCCAAAAAGGCTAAAGACACTCTTCGGTAA
- a CDS encoding saccharopine dehydrogenase family protein, with the protein MSRNILVIGAGKSTSYLLDYFLEKSNEEQLHLTIGDLNPESISKAVKDHKNCTVIQLDIQNEAARKKAIDESDIVVSMLPAFLHSKVAVDCLALNKHLVTASYVSDSLKDLEAEVKKRGLVFMNEIGLDPGIDHMSAMQIIDRIRDKGGKILLFESFCGGLVAPESDDNLWNYKFTWNPRNVVLAGQGGAAKFIQEGTYKYLPYHKLFRRTEFFDIEGYGRFEGYANRNSLNYREAYGLQDVLTLYRGTMRRVGFSKAWNMFVQLGMTDDSYTIENSEDMSYREFTNLFLPYSPTDSVELKLRHYLKIDQDDIMWEKLLELDLFNDQKSIPLKHATPAQILQYILEKSWNLNDDDKDMIVMYHKIGYELQGHKYQIDANMVVIGENRIHTAMAKTVGLPVAIATLAILNKKISTPGIQIPIKKEVYQPILEELKSYGIHFKEYKVPYLGYNPDSVSNED; encoded by the coding sequence ATGTCGCGAAATATACTTGTTATCGGAGCAGGGAAATCTACCTCCTATCTTCTGGATTATTTTCTCGAAAAATCTAATGAAGAGCAACTTCACCTTACCATTGGCGACCTCAATCCAGAGTCCATTTCCAAAGCCGTCAAAGACCATAAAAACTGTACGGTAATTCAACTCGACATACAGAACGAAGCCGCAAGAAAGAAAGCCATAGACGAAAGCGACATTGTGGTCTCTATGCTTCCCGCATTCTTGCACAGTAAGGTTGCCGTCGATTGTTTGGCATTGAACAAGCACTTGGTTACGGCTTCCTATGTAAGCGATAGCCTAAAGGACTTGGAGGCAGAGGTAAAGAAGAGGGGACTGGTATTTATGAATGAAATAGGCCTCGATCCCGGTATCGACCATATGAGTGCCATGCAGATCATTGACAGGATCAGGGACAAAGGCGGAAAAATACTGCTTTTTGAGTCGTTTTGCGGGGGATTGGTCGCTCCTGAAAGTGACGACAACCTATGGAATTACAAATTCACCTGGAATCCGCGAAACGTTGTCCTTGCAGGTCAAGGTGGTGCGGCAAAGTTTATTCAGGAAGGCACCTACAAATATCTTCCCTACCATAAACTGTTCCGGCGCACCGAATTTTTCGACATTGAAGGCTATGGCCGTTTTGAAGGCTACGCCAATCGAAACTCTTTAAATTACAGGGAAGCCTACGGCCTGCAAGATGTGCTCACCCTCTATCGGGGTACGATGCGCCGGGTGGGGTTTTCAAAAGCCTGGAACATGTTCGTACAACTGGGCATGACCGACGACAGTTATACCATTGAGAACTCCGAGGACATGTCTTACCGCGAGTTCACCAACCTATTTCTGCCGTATTCCCCAACAGATTCGGTAGAACTAAAACTTAGGCATTACCTTAAAATCGACCAAGACGACATTATGTGGGAAAAGCTCTTGGAGCTCGACCTTTTTAACGACCAAAAGTCCATTCCGTTAAAACATGCCACCCCGGCCCAGATTCTTCAATACATACTGGAAAAGAGCTGGAACCTCAACGACGATGATAAGGACATGATCGTTATGTACCATAAAATAGGTTACGAACTTCAAGGCCACAAATACCAAATCGATGCCAATATGGTCGTCATTGGCGAGAACCGAATCCATACGGCCATGGCCAAGACGGTAGGACTACCCGTAGCCATCGCCACCTTGGCCATCCTGAACAAAAAGATAAGCACCCCCGGCATACAAATACCCATCAAAAAAGAAGTGTACCAACCCATATTAGAAGAACTTAAATCATATGGGATCCATTTTAAGGAATACAAAGTACCATACCTAGGCTATAATCCTGATTCCGTGTCCAATGAAGATTAA
- a CDS encoding ArnT family glycosyltransferase, with translation MKSKLPRLFLIILGIGFLINLLQSYFTPLIFDEAYYWHFAKKMSWGYFDHPPLVALLIKISSFFFDGELGVRFMSCVLSTATLLILWNTIDHPKKNQYVVHYFVLAYSMTLLNAYGFFTLPDTPLLFFTALLLFLYKKFLEKPRLLWGIAMGIAMAGLMYSKYHAALVIIFILLSNLKLVFNKYAWLSVFIALLCYTPHFIWLYENEFVTINYHLFDRPNDPYNFNKYTLGYFVNLLALFGLTFPWVYWALFKTKANDKFTRALLFLVYGVLIFFFISSFNRRIQTQWIIVISIPLVIIVFRFMMENEVAKKWIYRMGLTNIALILYLRVGLVYEPMSPIYYETHGNIALAEDVRAAVGDMPLVFENSYRKAPMFAFYSGNTTYSLNNESYRRNQYSIDDSESKVQHQKVLYLSGRASNADLTFTKSNGSKIYGRYIDNFESFRKLKTLLDGPIDFNLEKEQTFQLYNPYDFEIDLSKLRFNVAYMTDFKIVIDRLPISPKPNDPNITSIGAKDTITYTFKFPEPKKLKDPKYVRIGIMENGMNYGINGKNTKIK, from the coding sequence ATGAAGTCTAAACTACCCCGATTATTTTTAATTATACTAGGAATTGGTTTTCTGATCAACCTGCTTCAGTCGTATTTTACACCGCTCATTTTTGATGAGGCCTATTATTGGCATTTTGCAAAAAAGATGTCTTGGGGCTATTTTGACCACCCGCCCCTAGTGGCCCTGCTCATTAAGATCAGCAGCTTTTTCTTTGATGGCGAGCTTGGGGTTCGTTTTATGAGCTGTGTACTGTCTACCGCCACATTGCTGATTTTGTGGAACACCATAGACCACCCGAAAAAAAACCAATATGTAGTGCATTATTTTGTACTCGCCTACTCGATGACGCTCTTGAACGCCTATGGTTTTTTTACACTGCCCGACACCCCATTGTTGTTCTTTACGGCACTCTTGCTCTTCCTCTATAAAAAATTCCTGGAAAAGCCCAGATTATTATGGGGCATTGCTATGGGCATCGCCATGGCAGGCTTGATGTACAGTAAATACCACGCCGCCCTGGTCATCATCTTCATTCTGTTGTCTAACCTAAAACTGGTCTTCAACAAATATGCATGGCTCTCGGTATTCATTGCGCTGTTATGTTACACCCCCCATTTCATCTGGCTTTACGAAAACGAGTTCGTTACCATAAACTACCATCTTTTCGACCGCCCCAACGACCCCTATAATTTTAATAAATACACCCTCGGCTATTTTGTAAACTTATTGGCGCTCTTCGGCCTCACCTTTCCATGGGTGTATTGGGCCCTTTTTAAGACCAAGGCCAACGATAAATTTACAAGGGCCTTATTATTTCTCGTTTACGGGGTACTTATTTTCTTCTTTATCTCAAGCTTTAACCGAAGAATACAGACCCAATGGATCATTGTCATATCCATTCCGCTTGTCATAATCGTATTCCGTTTTATGATGGAAAATGAGGTGGCGAAAAAATGGATCTATAGAATGGGGCTGACAAACATCGCCCTGATCTTATACCTCAGGGTAGGACTGGTATACGAACCCATGTCGCCCATTTATTATGAAACCCATGGGAACATAGCCTTGGCCGAAGATGTACGGGCAGCCGTAGGCGACATGCCCTTGGTCTTTGAGAACTCTTATAGAAAAGCCCCTATGTTCGCCTTTTATTCCGGCAACACTACCTACTCGCTCAACAACGAAAGCTATCGCCGAAACCAATATTCCATAGACGATTCCGAATCGAAGGTGCAGCACCAAAAAGTACTTTACCTTTCTGGCCGTGCCTCGAATGCCGACCTTACTTTCACAAAAAGTAACGGCAGTAAAATCTACGGCAGATACATCGACAACTTTGAATCGTTCAGAAAGCTAAAAACCTTGCTCGATGGACCTATCGATTTCAACCTTGAAAAAGAACAGACCTTTCAACTGTACAATCCCTACGATTTTGAAATCGACCTGAGCAAATTGCGCTTTAATGTAGCGTATATGACCGATTTCAAGATCGTCATTGACCGCCTGCCCATTAGCCCAAAACCCAATGACCCGAACATAACGAGCATTGGGGCGAAGGATACGATCACCTACACCTTTAAATTTCCAGAGCCCAAAAAATTAAAAGACCCAAAATACGTTAGAATAGGTATTATGGAGAACGGCATGAATTACGGCATCAACGGAAAAAACACCAAAATCAAATAA
- a CDS encoding DUF423 domain-containing protein: MNKTIFLTGIVLGAMAVILGAFGAHGLEKLVDADAIQTFETGVRYQMYHALLLLVLGNMQALPEASKKLVFYFVLVGIFCFSFSIYLLAMNSLTDFDFRVIGLVTPLGGTLLIVGWGLFGYRVYKYLC, from the coding sequence ATGAACAAAACAATATTTCTAACAGGAATCGTCCTAGGGGCTATGGCTGTCATTTTGGGTGCTTTTGGTGCTCATGGCTTGGAAAAATTAGTAGATGCCGATGCGATTCAAACTTTTGAGACCGGGGTAAGATACCAAATGTACCATGCCTTGCTGTTGTTGGTTTTAGGTAATATGCAAGCATTGCCCGAAGCTAGTAAAAAGTTGGTTTTCTATTTTGTGTTGGTGGGAATTTTTTGTTTTTCTTTCTCTATTTACCTCTTGGCTATGAACAGTCTGACCGATTTTGATTTTAGGGTAATCGGTCTGGTAACCCCATTGGGCGGTACCTTGCTTATTGTAGGTTGGGGCCTATTTGGATATCGGGTATATAAATATTTGTGCTAA
- a CDS encoding ferritin, translated as MKDIARQQMSIKVESMDMLNAQIQMEGKASASYLAMASWCDQRGYTGSADFMYQQAAEEREHMMKIFKFVNDCGGNAISPEVTNINHDFSSLEEVFETALTQEIEVSKSINRIVATARKNSDFGVENFMQWFITEQLEEEKSIRDILDLFELMGRDGIALKLIDERINAA; from the coding sequence ATGAAAGATATAGCGAGACAACAGATGAGTATAAAGGTGGAAAGCATGGATATGCTTAACGCCCAAATACAAATGGAGGGAAAAGCATCTGCCTCTTATTTGGCCATGGCCTCTTGGTGCGATCAACGGGGTTATACGGGCAGCGCGGACTTTATGTACCAACAAGCGGCCGAGGAAAGGGAGCATATGATGAAGATTTTCAAGTTCGTCAACGATTGTGGCGGAAATGCCATTTCACCCGAAGTAACAAATATCAACCATGATTTCTCTTCCTTGGAGGAAGTTTTCGAAACGGCCTTGACCCAAGAAATAGAAGTAAGCAAATCGATCAATCGAATAGTTGCCACAGCCAGGAAGAACAGCGATTTTGGCGTTGAAAACTTCATGCAGTGGTTCATTACCGAACAATTGGAAGAGGAAAAGTCAATACGCGACATCTTAGACCTATTTGAACTGATGGGCCGCGACGGTATCGCCTTAAAACTGATCGATGAACGTATCAATGCAGCATAA
- a CDS encoding polyprenol monophosphomannose synthase — MSDSLVIIPTYNEIENIEAIIRAVFVLNKKFHVLIVDDNSPDGTSAKVEELQQEFPEQLFLEVRKEKSGLGTAYIHGFKWAIERKYDYIFEMDADFSHNPEDLLRLYRACANGADVVVGSRYKKGVNVVDWPLQRVLLSYGASFYVKMITGMRVHDPTAGFVVYRRHVLENINLDSVRFVGYAFQIEMKFRAYLKNYKIEEVSIIFRDRVRGKSKMSGSIIKEAIFGVFMMKIRSMFQKSRF, encoded by the coding sequence GTGTCAGATAGTCTAGTTATAATCCCCACCTACAATGAGATAGAGAATATAGAAGCTATAATTCGAGCTGTCTTTGTCCTCAATAAGAAATTTCATGTTTTGATAGTTGATGACAACTCTCCCGATGGGACATCTGCAAAGGTAGAGGAGTTGCAGCAAGAATTTCCGGAACAACTCTTCCTGGAAGTACGTAAAGAGAAATCGGGTTTGGGTACGGCCTACATTCATGGGTTCAAATGGGCCATTGAAAGGAAGTACGATTATATTTTTGAGATGGATGCCGATTTTTCACACAATCCCGAAGACCTGTTAAGGTTGTACAGGGCTTGTGCCAATGGAGCCGATGTGGTGGTAGGTTCCCGATATAAAAAAGGGGTGAACGTGGTCGATTGGCCGCTTCAACGTGTCTTGCTGTCGTATGGGGCCTCGTTTTATGTGAAGATGATTACCGGAATGCGCGTTCACGATCCGACGGCTGGTTTTGTGGTCTATAGGCGTCATGTCTTAGAAAATATCAATTTAGATTCCGTTCGCTTTGTAGGTTATGCTTTTCAGATAGAAATGAAATTCAGGGCCTATCTAAAGAATTATAAGATAGAAGAGGTTTCCATTATTTTTAGGGATAGGGTCAGGGGAAAATCGAAAATGTCGGGATCTATAATAAAAGAGGCCATCTTTGGCGTTTTTATGATGAAAATACGGAGCATGTTTCAAAAATCTAGGTTTTAG
- a CDS encoding Lrp/AsnC ligand binding domain-containing protein: MKPSNDKVKIDGIDKKILRYLMEDARKPILEIARNIGISGAAIHQRLRKLEASGLLAGSKFIINPKVMGYTTMAYIGIYLDKAMSNPVAVKQLEKIPEVLECHYTTGNWSILIKVLCKDNEHLMHVLNKEIQQIEGVSRTETFISLAQQIDRQIQI, encoded by the coding sequence ATGAAACCAAGTAACGATAAAGTAAAAATTGACGGTATCGACAAAAAGATTCTAAGGTACTTGATGGAAGATGCCAGAAAGCCCATTCTGGAAATTGCCCGAAACATTGGTATATCTGGGGCGGCCATTCACCAACGCCTTAGAAAATTAGAGGCATCGGGATTACTGGCCGGTTCAAAATTTATAATCAACCCCAAGGTCATGGGCTACACCACCATGGCCTATATAGGCATATACCTCGACAAGGCCATGAGCAACCCTGTTGCCGTAAAACAACTCGAAAAGATTCCCGAAGTACTGGAATGCCACTATACCACGGGCAATTGGTCTATTCTCATAAAAGTGCTCTGTAAAGACAACGAACACCTGATGCACGTGCTGAACAAGGAAATTCAACAGATAGAAGGGGTATCGCGTACGGAAACCTTTATTTCCTTGGCCCAGCAAATTGATCGACAAATTCAGATCTAA
- a CDS encoding zinc metallopeptidase: MMGYYILIGAIALVSWLVSSKLKSKFKYYSKVHLSNGMSGAEIAEKMLADHGIRDVKVVSTAGMLTDHYNPKNKTVNLSEGVYNQRNAASAAVAAHECGHAVQHAQAYEWLTMRSKLVPVVSVTSGMSMWVVFGGLMLGAAAGVGLGYWIAVAGLVMMGMATLFSFITLPVEYDASNRALAWLKAKNIVTPQEYKGSEDALKWAARTYLVAAIGSLATLVYWGMQVLGGRD; encoded by the coding sequence ATGATGGGATATTATATTTTGATAGGAGCCATAGCTTTAGTAAGCTGGTTGGTGAGCAGTAAGCTCAAGAGCAAGTTTAAGTATTATTCCAAAGTGCATTTGAGCAATGGAATGAGCGGTGCCGAAATAGCCGAAAAAATGTTGGCCGACCATGGTATTCGCGATGTTAAGGTTGTTTCTACCGCCGGTATGCTTACCGATCATTACAACCCAAAGAACAAAACGGTAAATCTAAGTGAAGGTGTGTATAACCAAAGAAATGCGGCTTCTGCTGCGGTAGCGGCCCATGAATGCGGACACGCCGTACAACATGCACAGGCGTATGAATGGTTGACCATGCGTTCTAAATTGGTGCCTGTAGTAAGCGTTACCTCAGGAATGTCTATGTGGGTCGTTTTTGGCGGTCTGATGCTAGGTGCTGCCGCAGGTGTCGGTCTTGGGTACTGGATCGCGGTTGCCGGATTGGTTATGATGGGCATGGCCACCCTGTTCAGTTTTATCACCCTACCTGTAGAATACGATGCCAGTAACCGGGCCTTGGCTTGGTTGAAAGCAAAGAACATAGTAACCCCGCAAGAATACAAGGGCTCAGAGGATGCCTTAAAGTGGGCTGCGCGAACCTACTTGGTAGCGGCTATCGGTTCTTTGGCTACCTTGGTCTATTGGGGAATGCAAGTACTTGGAGGAAGGGATTAA
- the pckA gene encoding phosphoenolpyruvate carboxykinase (ATP) codes for MRKSISLKSYGITHDNLHYQLSPSELHAIALEKKMGKEASSGALAVNTGEFTGRSPKDRFIVKDKITEKKVWWGDINLPFEPSKFDALYDKVIAYLNERELYVRDCYACADPNYRIDIRVINEHPWANQFAYNMFIRPTEEELRNFDPEWTVINAPGFRADAEIDGTRQHNFAILNFTRKIVLIGGTGYTGEIKKGIFSALNFILPVEKKTLPMHCSANVGKDGDTAIFFGLSGTGKTTLSTDASRKLIGDDEHGWNNENAVFNFEGGCYAKVINLSQENEPEIFGAIKKGAILENVVMDEAGNVDFADTSITQNTRVSYPICHIENVQRPSMGKNPKNIFFLTADAFGVLPPISKLTPSQAAYHFISGYTAKVAGTEAGVVEPVPSFSACFGAPFMPLHPAKYAEMLSRKMKEAGVNVWLVNTGWTGGPYGVGTRMKLKYTRAMINAVLNGDLGLYTYDDYHIHSVFGVAQPRECPGVPTSVLSPRTTWNDDEAYYTTAFKLTNAFRENFKKFEAYASEEIRRGGPQRYAF; via the coding sequence ATGAGAAAATCTATTTCTTTAAAATCGTACGGTATCACGCACGATAATCTGCATTATCAGCTGTCTCCTTCAGAGCTACATGCCATTGCTCTTGAGAAGAAGATGGGAAAGGAAGCCTCTTCTGGGGCCTTGGCGGTAAATACCGGGGAATTTACCGGTAGGTCACCTAAGGATCGGTTTATCGTAAAAGATAAGATTACCGAAAAAAAAGTATGGTGGGGCGATATCAACCTTCCCTTTGAGCCCTCTAAGTTCGATGCGCTTTATGACAAGGTGATTGCCTATCTGAATGAAAGGGAGTTGTACGTGCGCGATTGTTACGCCTGTGCCGATCCTAATTATCGAATTGATATTAGGGTCATCAATGAGCATCCTTGGGCAAATCAATTTGCCTATAATATGTTCATCAGGCCTACGGAAGAGGAATTGAGAAATTTTGACCCGGAGTGGACGGTGATAAATGCCCCGGGCTTTAGGGCCGATGCCGAAATCGATGGTACGCGACAACACAATTTCGCAATTTTGAACTTCACCCGAAAAATTGTGCTTATCGGGGGTACGGGCTACACTGGCGAAATTAAAAAAGGGATTTTCTCAGCGCTGAACTTTATACTTCCTGTAGAGAAGAAAACCTTGCCGATGCACTGCTCGGCAAATGTGGGTAAAGATGGTGATACGGCTATATTCTTTGGCCTTTCGGGTACTGGAAAAACGACTTTGTCTACCGATGCCTCACGAAAACTTATTGGTGACGATGAGCACGGTTGGAACAATGAGAATGCCGTTTTTAATTTTGAGGGTGGTTGCTATGCCAAGGTCATCAACCTTTCGCAAGAGAACGAACCCGAAATCTTCGGTGCTATCAAAAAAGGCGCCATTTTAGAGAATGTGGTCATGGATGAGGCCGGTAATGTCGATTTTGCCGATACTTCCATAACACAAAACACAAGGGTGAGTTATCCTATCTGCCATATTGAGAACGTGCAACGACCTTCCATGGGTAAGAATCCTAAGAATATATTCTTCCTTACGGCCGATGCCTTTGGTGTATTGCCTCCCATATCGAAATTGACCCCGAGCCAAGCGGCCTATCATTTCATTTCGGGCTATACCGCCAAGGTTGCGGGCACCGAAGCTGGGGTAGTCGAGCCTGTTCCTTCTTTTTCCGCCTGTTTCGGAGCACCGTTTATGCCCTTGCATCCGGCCAAATACGCCGAAATGCTAAGTAGGAAAATGAAAGAAGCCGGGGTGAACGTTTGGCTGGTCAATACAGGGTGGACCGGAGGTCCTTACGGAGTAGGTACGCGTATGAAGCTAAAGTATACCCGGGCTATGATCAATGCCGTGCTCAATGGGGACTTGGGGCTATATACCTATGATGATTACCATATCCATTCGGTGTTTGGTGTTGCACAGCCAAGGGAATGCCCAGGAGTACCTACCAGTGTATTGAGTCCGCGTACGACATGGAACGATGATGAAGCCTATTATACTACGGCCTTTAAGTTGACGAATGCCTTTAGGGAGAACTTTAAGAAGTTTGAAGCCTATGCGAGCGAGGAAATCCGAAGGGGTGGACCGCAGCGCTATGCGTTTTAA